A single window of Sphaerodactylus townsendi isolate TG3544 linkage group LG03, MPM_Stown_v2.3, whole genome shotgun sequence DNA harbors:
- the ANAPC11 gene encoding anaphase-promoting complex subunit 11 — protein MKVKIKCWHGVASWLWVANDENCGICRMAFNGCCPDCKVPGDDCPLVWGQCSHCFHMHCILKWLNSQQLQQHCPMCRQEWKFKE, from the exons ATGAAAGTGAAAATCAAGTGCTGGCATGGAGTTGCTTCTTGGCTCTGGGTTGCCAATGATGAGAATTGTGGAATTTGCCGGATGGCCTTCAATGGCTGCTGCCCAGACT GTAAGGTGCCCGGAGATGACTGCCCTCTGGTATGGGGTCAGTGTTCCCACTGTTTTCATATGCATTGTATTTTGAAGTGGCTCAACTCCCAGCAACTTCAGCAGCACTGCCCAATGTGCCGGCAGGAATGGAAATTCAAAGAATGA